The Patescibacteria group bacterium genome window below encodes:
- the secE gene encoding preprotein translocase subunit SecE has product MSRLINYIKETKGELKHVSWPTRKQSIIFTVLVICISIFTALFLGFFDFVFTFLLETFII; this is encoded by the coding sequence ATGAGCCGATTAATCAATTATATAAAAGAAACAAAAGGAGAACTCAAACACGTCAGCTGGCCTACGAGGAAGCAGTCAATCATCTTTACCGTGCTTGTTATTTGCATTTCAATTTTTACGGCGCTTTTTTTAGGCTTCTTTGACTTCGTTTTCACTTTTCTTCTTGAAACGTTCATCATTTAA